The Apodemus sylvaticus chromosome 19, mApoSyl1.1, whole genome shotgun sequence sequence caaactcaaagctgaaatcaatcaagtagaaacaaagagaaccatacaaagaatcaacaaaacaggagctggttctttgagaaaatcaacaagatagataaacccttagccagactaaccaaagggcacagagacagtatccaaattaacaaaattagaaatgaaaagggaaatataagaacagaaactgaggaaattcaaaaaatcatcagatcttacttcaaaagtctatactcaaaacaactggagaatcttgaggaaatggaccgTTTCCTAGAtggataccaaacaccaaaattaaatcaggatcaaatagatcatctaaacagtctaataacccctaaagaaataaaagggatcatagaaagccttccgaacaaaaaaagcacaggaccagatggttctagtgcagagttctatcagaccttcaacgaagactcaacaccaatactcttcaaactattccaccaaatagaaacagaaggaatactacccagctcattctacaaagccacaattaagctgataccaaaaccacacaaagatctgacaaagaaagagaattacaggccgATATCCCTtacgaatatcaatgcaaaaatactcaataaaactcttgccaaccgaatccaagaacacatcaaaacgatcatccaccatgatcaagtaggctccatcccagggatgcagggatgattcaatatacagaagtccatcagtgctatccactacataaacaaactcaaagaaaaaaactacatggtcatttcattagatgctgaaaaagcatttgacaagattcagtatcctttcatgctaaaagtcttgtaaagaacagaaattcaaggcccatagctaaacatagctaaagcaatatacagcaaaccagtagccaacataaaactaaatggagagaaacttgaagcaatcccactaaaatcagggaccagacaacgctgccctctttctccacatcttttcaatatagttcttgaagttctagttagagcaattagacaacataaggaggtcaaagggatacaaattggaaagaagtcaaactatcactatttgcagatgatatgatagtatacttaagtgacaaaaaacaaacaaacaaacaaccaaaaaaaaacctccaccagagaattcctacagctaataaacaacttcagcaaagtggctggttataaaatcaactcaaacaagtcagtagccttcctatactcaaagaataaacaggctgagaaagaagttagggaaatgacacccttcacaatagccacaaacaatataaagtaccttggtgtgactctaaccaaacaagtgaaagatctaaacgacaagaacttcaggtctctgaagaaggaaatcgaagaagacctcagaaaatggaaaaatctgctatgctcgtggatcggcaggattaatatagttaaaatggccatcttaccaaaagcgatctacagattcaacgcaatccccatcaaaatcccaactcagttcttcatagagttagtaagagcaattcttaaatttagctggaataacaaaaaaaccccaggataactaaaactattctcagcagtaaaagaacttctggggaaatcagtatcccagacctcaagcaatactacagagcaatagtgttaggaactgcatggtattggtacagtgacaggcaagtggaccaatggaataggattgaagacccagaaatgaacccacacacctatgacctcttgatcttcgacaaaggagctgaaaacatccagtggaaaaaagatagccttttcaacaaatggtgttggttcaattggaggtcagcatacagaaaaatgcaaattgatccattgttatctcctcatactaagctcaactcccaagtggatcaaggacctccacataaaaccagacacactgaaactaatagaaaagaaactggggaagacccttgaggacctgggcacaggggaaaagttcctgaacagaacaccaatagcttatgctctaagatcaagaattgacaaatgggacctcataaaattagaacgtttctgtaaggcaaaggacactgtcaaaaggacaaaacagcaaccaacaaattaggaaaagatcttcaccaaccctacatcagacagaggctaatatccaatatataccaaaaactcaagacgttagaccccagagaatgaaataaccttattaaaaatggggtacagagcttaacaaagaattttcacctaatgaaatttggatggctgagaagcaccttaagaaatgttcaacatcattagtcattagcaaaatacaaatcaaaacaacactgagatttcacctcacaccagtcagaatggctaagggtaaaaactcaggagacagcaggtattggggaAGATGAGGAGatagaggagcactcctccactgcaggtggaattgtaagatgatacaaccactctagatatcagtctggtgggtcctcagaaaactgggcatgacacttctggaggacccagctataccactcctgggcatattcccagaggattacCTGGCaggcaataaggatacatgctccactatgttcatagaagccttatatataatagccagaatctggaaagaacccagatgtccctcaatggaggaatggttacagaaaatgtggtatatttacacaatgaaatactattcagcaattaaaaacagtgaactcatgaaatttttagggaaatggttggaactgtaagGTTccaactaagtgaggtaacccaatcacaaaagaatacacatggaatgcaatcactgataagtggatattaattagcccagaagctctgaatacttaagacacaattagcatatcaaatgtttcccatgaaaaggaaggagagggacctggtcctggaaaggcttgatccagcattgtaggggaataccaggacagagaaatgggaagggtggtgaatggggaatgggtggagagaagagggcttatgggacatatggggaggggaaaactggAAAGTGTAAagaatttgtaatgtaaataaagaatgtagtTCCTCTGCACAGAGCTATTGTCCTGTCCATAAGGACTCTCAGGAGGACAATGAGAAGCCTCCTGAAACTCACCAGTGAGACGAGATTGTGAGTCTCCTGGGGAGAGTAATAGGAAGGACTCAGAAGACAAGATGTTTGTATAATATGTTTATAGCTCATTGTtttccaggaaagaagaaaatgcataTAATGGAGATAGTAAAGTAAGTGTGTAGAGAGTgtggggaatgtgtgtgtgtgtgtgtgtgtgtgtgtgtgtgtgtgtgtgtgtgatattggaCATTGCCTGGAAGGACATGGTGTTCTCTCCTAAGAGAAGCAATCTTCTTGACCTCAGGCATGGTATCTGACTATAACAAAAGCTTTTCAAAACAATGTAGAGAAGAAGATGGGAAAGCTATGTGTTCCATGTATGTTGTAAGGAGAGGATGAAGAAAAACCTTGAAGTGgctaatcagaaatagaaactatcTTATTATCTCTTCATTTACTGTGATTTGAGGTAGGTGCCATAATTAATTTTTCAAGATTAAGCATGAGGAGAATGAATTAAAGGATATAAAATGATATCTGATACTCAATACATTTTCCATTCTTGTTATTCTAAGTAATTATTGTCTCTTCCTTTGAAGACTGTTAAAGTTCAGGTAGACTCCAGTATCCCTCTCCAAAAACAGCTGTGTATTGTGTTAATCACTTATATCATCGTAAATTAGAATTCACTTAATTCTGTAATACTCAAGTTATACTGTACATTGTAATCTAGTCAAGTGATCCCACTGTTTCTATTGTGTTGTGCTAATAAATGGTGAGTGAATAGGAGGAGCCTGGGAGGTCAGGGGATGCAAAACCAAGACAGTAAGAGTTCAGTgtcaggggtgggtgggaggacaggggaagagaagggggcttgcgggactttcggggagtgggggggctagaaaaggggaaatcatttgaaatgtaaataaattatatcgaataataataaaaaaaaagagttcagtgTCCTCTCATATCATACACCATGTCTTGCATATATACAATTGCCAATAAAAAGTTTGTAATATGAACCTTCATATTCTTATTACCAGAATCTTACCAGAGCTTAGCATACACTTGATTTTTATAACCCTGAAAATCTATGTATAAAATATAGCTGACTATTGATAGGAAACCAGTTCAAACAGCTCAACTAGAAAGATGGGGATGATTACATCATGTGGAGCTTACAAGGAAATAGTGCACCCACAATTTAGgtcaagaaaatataagaaatgagaGGCAGATGAGATATCTACATCAGAGTGTTGTGACACTTGTTTCTCAAGAATCTTGATACTTTTTCTGAGAAAATCATTCTTATGACATaaatttaaatggaaatataACATTCTGGGTCTTGAGCTGAGTTTCTGGAAATTTAACAGAGAAGCAAGGCCTTACTCTCTAACTACAGAGCTACCTATACAGAATGCAGAAACTAGTAATGAAAGGCGACGtgcttgaaaaatatttcaggttAAAAAATAGCCATTTCTATGTTGGCTTTGGAAGAGCTATccatttggggttttattttgttttgttttaatttaatacaGAGAAATGTTTACAGTACATTAAAATAAGTGTAAAATGCTTCACAATAGAATCCTTAGCATTTCAGCAAATTTTTAGAGCAGAGTCCACAGAGACATCAAGTAAGTACAGCAAACTTCCTGCTTCATAGTGGTCAGAGCTTTAAGTCAGTCCTGTGTTCTCTATACTTAGAGTTTTAGAAGTTTTGCATGAATGGGTACATATCTAATCTAATAGTTGTAATAAGCTAGTATATACAACTACATACCACCCAGGATACAAAAACTATGTattgttttgaggtttttttgttttgttttcttttattttgggggcAGTGGTTTTCATTATCCCCTATAGAAAAATAATCTGGTGATCAATTAGTTAATAGGAACAAAACTTATGTATTATGGTGAGAAATTCGCCAAAGCAGAGTATACACAAAGGTAAATCTCAAGTGGTTatgggtagacacacacacatgttcatgtccTATATAGCTGATAAACATTCAGTACCTGATCAACTTAAGTGATTTGGAAAATTAACTTAATAATCACTCTAGCAACCTCATGCAGAACACGTTTTTTTCTTAACCCCTTTTATAAGTGACCAAATGGAGAAGCAGAGTATGAATAAATGCTGTTCCCGGCACTGTTGttaataataacattttaaatcacACACAATCTTGCCTTGCTCTACTCTATTGTGcttccatgtgtctgtgtttctgcatgaatacacaggcacacacctgtttgaggcatgtgtatatgtatatgtctaatGTGTGTTAATGAATATGGGTAGcatgtttatttataatttggAAATACTGAAGCCCACATTTGATTTGTAGATCAACCATGAGCTGATCTACTCACATACAATATAGCATAACCTGTGGCATTTCATTCTATCAAGTGAATAGAGGTTGGTGATATGTCCTGTCTTGTCACGAAAAATATGATGTATTCAGATTTTTGGCAAGAAGACCCAAACTTCAGCAAAGACACATACACCCCACAAAACAATAAAGGTCAtctcatttgaaagaaaatgttatcagactgaaagaaaaataagttcaCTACATCTCCAGTATTTGAGGGTCATGAGACTGAACTTCAGATAATAAGATGGGCAGGGACAGGTAGAATACCTAAGGAGCCAGAATAAGCTAAACACTGGAAATTCTCATTACATGAGAACTCATGGACTGGTAAAGATGGTAAACATAATGATAAGAACATGGAAGTCCATACTCAATCTCTGTATAAGGCTACACTATGAAAGAGATGAGTAGTCACCACTAGAATACTAAAGGCTACTTTAGCAGTTATAGTGTGAAAAACCGAGTGCAACTATAGGCAGAAAAGATGGGTGGAATCCAGAAAAGAGACAAGGCTATGCTGGGAATAAACAGTTTTTCATGTAAGCAACCAACCAAGCACACGGCAGCTACCCTGTGCAAAAATGAGCAAAGAGGAATGAAGTGTATAGATAATAAGTATAGAGAAATATAGATAGTTTGATGGAATTGTAATGTAAGGTCTGTTGAAATGGAAGGTTAGAAAGAACTTTCTATCAAGCCAGGCACCATGTCTTACTCTTAGAATTCTAGCATTCAGGAGAATGCAACAGAAGAACTAGGAATTtcaggttagcctggactacatatgaAGGCACCAtctcttttactcttttttttctttatttaactcaGTGGTCTGATCCATGGAATATCATGAACTCtgttaagaaaacagaaacaaggcaTAAGCAGTGATACCCTTACTAAGAAAACATGTTCTATAGAGATAGGAACTATTAAGTTACAGAAATCAGCTGCCATGTTGAGGATTATGGCATGAAGGGCTATTGTGTTGTTTAATTTATCCTTCTCTCTCATGTCTCAGCTTATGAATCttcagaagcttctctgaccattTCATTACTGCCCAGACATCAGTATGTGCCATGTCTTTACTATTCACTAAAAACAGTAATCATTTATTGAATTGTTATTTGCTTTTACTTTCCCTTCAAAAACTATGAGTCTGGGGGAAACAATACTTTTAATGCATGGATATGAATACTAGAAATAGCAATCACAGAATAATCTGGGCCCAATACACACAGAGAATGGTTGAAGTGACTGTATATGAGACAACAGGAAATCATAGAGATGactgtgagttcatgaatttttctgtgtaacatTGATAACTAGTTAATGAGAAAAAATGTGTAAAGAATTGAGATACAATtaatacttttccttttcttttatttgaatgaTAGCTTACACAACACGTGAGCTGAACTTATACCCATGGTAAGTCTTCTGCCTGAGCTTCATCAGTGCCAGGACTATAAGTTTCCATCatcttctgtaaatatttttacaCTTTGCTCAATGCTCAGTACACTTTGGAATATCAACTAATGTGAAGAGAGAAAGTATTAGATGTGAAAATCTGTGAGGATAAATCATTTCTAAGTTTTGATTTTATGACTGCAGTTAAAGATTCTGTCTCTGATGTAACTGAGGATCTAAAAGTATTACAAGGATAAATTTCCCTCATCTGCAAGAAACCTTCTAATGACTTACTGTTCTGTCTTCCAGATGAGTGTCAACTGCTCTCTGTGGCAAGAGAACGGTTTGTCTGTCAAACACTTTGCATTTGCCAAGTTCTCTGAGGTCCCTGGAGAATGCTTCCTCCTGTTCACCCTCATTCTCCTCATGTTCTTAGTATCACTGACAGGAAATGCACTCATAACACTTGCCATCTGCACCAGTCCAGTCCtacacacccccatgtacttctttctgGCCAACTTGTCTCTCCTGGAAATTGGCTACACTTGCTCTGTCATACCCAAGATGCTGCAGAGCCTTGTAAGTGAGGTACGAGGGATCTCTCGGGAGGGATGTGCCACACAGATGTTTTTCTTCACACTTTTTGGTATAACTGAGTGCTTCCTATTGGCAGCCATGGCCTTGGACCGATGCATGGCCATATGCTCCCCACTCCACTATGCTACCCAAATGAGTCGTGGTGTATGTGCCCATTTGGCAATTGTTTCATGGGGAACAGGTTGCATTGTCGGGTTAGGACaaaccaattttattttttccttgaactTCTGTGGACCCTGTGAGATAGATCACTTCTTCTGTGACCTTCCACCTGTCCTGGCACTTGTCTGTGGAGATACATCCCAAAATGAGGCTGCCATTTTTGTGGTGGCAATCCTCTGTATATCTAGTCCATTTTTACTTATCATTTATTCCTATGTCAGAATTCTGGTTGTAGTGCTGGTGATGCCTTCCCCTGAAGGGCGCCATAAagctctctccacatgttcctcccACCTACTTGTAGTCACACTCTTTTATGGCTCAGGATCTATTAACTATTTGAGGCCCAAATCTAGCCACTCACCAGAAATTGATAAACTCTTGGCCCTCTTCTATACAGCAGTGACATCCATGCTGAACCCCATCATCTATAGCTTAAGGAACAAGGAAGTAAAGGGAGCACTGAGAAGAACTCTGGGCCTGAAGAAAGTTCTGACAATAAGTAACTGAGGATTCTAAAGTGCTCCTGAACAAGTGCACAGTCTgtcaaagtaaacaaagaaaaccactGTGATCTTCCTGGCTGTCTTAAAACAATCTTTTAGAAACAGAACTTTGTTTTAGAGTATTCTCTGTACTTGACACTATTTTTAATTGGAAATAATGCAATTAAAAAAGTATGGTTGCTGCTAAATAACTTTAGTAGGTTAGTCCAGTACTCAAACATTTTCATCTGGGCAGAGTTGAAAATCACATGCTAATTTATCAGGAGTCTTaaaatttttctgtatccattcttagcTATTGTTGAGCCCCTGATATGCCTGTTAACTCTGCACTCTGCACAGGTTCTCAAAACATGGTTACTTAACACCTTAATAGTTTTATAAGGCAgggtatttcttctcataaaagtCATTAAATTCTTCAGATgtaattatatacacatgtaatgTAGAATTACATAGATCTTTTGTGGATTATATTTGCAGAATATTTAAACATTCCAATAATGTAAAATGTCAACTTTTGTAACTACATGCTACAATCcattaaagaaaaagtatgagAATTAATTATCAGTATTTTCTAAGATGTATGATTTCAAAGGAAATATTAGTGATATTACAGGAGAAGAAACAAAggcaaacaaatatttattggtatatatttgcaagatttttataaaacttataaGTTTATGTATATGCAGATGAATCAACATACATTTGGAGATCTTCTGACAAATTACTTCTAAGTGATCTCAGCTCATTATGTGACAATTCCATATTCCTCAACACATGTAAACCCATTGCATTGAACTGGAAGAGCTAAGTAGTTCTCAGGGCAGTGATTTGTTACTTCTGCTCTGTGTACCATTAGATCAGTCCACACTCAAGGCTTTGAGCACCCAGGGCCTAAAATTGTGGCTACAGTTGTAGTTCCCACCCCCAATATATGATTTCTAGCAGGGTAGGAGAAAAGAACTCCAGCCAGGTGATTCTCAACATCATAGTtaatgataaacacacacacacacgtgcacgcgcaTTAGAGTAATTGAAGTGGGTTTACAAGTGATGGAAGGCTAATATAAAAGGTCAGCTAGCATCAGATAATGGGATTCGGGTTgtcattccatgaaaaaaaaaaaacagagttccTTGGAGTAGTATGGTCATTtcaaaaataagacaacaaaCCATCAAAATCATGAAGTACATGCAACAAGCTGAAAACACACAGGAGCCAACTTGGAATAGTTTTTAATGGCTAAAGTTGAAGCACTTTGAGCATAATTAATGGTAGAAGTTATTgtaaagcacaaaataaaattataatcttGAATATGTGTATAATGAAGGGAAGATAAAATTTCAATTAAGTGTGCAgtaagttttaaagaaataataaaaaattccaTTACACTAAAACTGCAGTACTGTTGTAGGCAGGATTCACCTAAATGGAAGGACAATAATTATCTACTCCTGAGAAGCATTGTTCTGAGCCTAATTACACATAGTCAAGACCTTTAAGGCCAAAGTGTTGGGGAAAATTCACTGAGATGCTGAATACAGTGCCTAATGTTTTGAAGAGACACAGAATATTTCTATAGTCTCTAAGTACTTCTCTTATGACTTCTATTACTTTTAAaggaattacaaaagaaaaatactttaaaatatttgtaaatacaaaaggaaaatagtttaaaataatttaattgctCCAGTAGTTTAAGATACAGAACATCCCCCTAATTTTGAACTGAAATAAGCAAAGCAGGAAACACTCTTTAGTACTTGCCAAATAGTTACAACCTCAATATAAAAAAAGAGAATCACTTGATGAATCCAAATTCAGTGACAGTCTAGCAAAATTGgtaattatttctctttaaagGTGTGGTCACAGAAGATAAAAATGCTAATGAACTATAACAGACTAGAATAAATTAggatatataataattaaatgtcAACTGGATTTCTGGATTGGATACTGGAATAGAAGATGTACAGTACTAGAAACCCTGCTGTCATAATTAGGCCAACATAACATGGGACTTGTAATGtactttttttcaatttcctgatTTTGATAATTAGTCATTAGATGATAGAATACAAAATTCAGGAATTGGGGTAAGATGTAGAACATTAGTACTATTTCCTATTAATTAAATCTGACTTTCCTGTACAGTTTgatttctgcttttttatttttatatttgtttatttacttatatagtttattaatttacttatgtGCCAAATGCTGTGCCCCTTCCTAACTCCCCTTACAGAGTACCCCTTCCTACATTCCCTTCTCTCGATTTCTTCCTTCAAAGAGACCAAATAACATAGTGAAATGGCAAGGCATGCTTTGTCCCTGAATAGTTTGTTCATTTGGCCAATTGGAAAACCTACAACAGTGATAGTGCTGGTATCAGAAAATAGCTTCAAAAattatcttcaaaaataaaatattgttaaaactAGAATCCCTTCTTACCCAACATACCATTGCATGTTATAAACAAGAAATTTAATGCAGGATTCTTC is a genomic window containing:
- the LOC127669311 gene encoding olfactory receptor 10A2-like, with the translated sequence MSVNCSLWQENGLSVKHFAFAKFSEVPGECFLLFTLILLMFLVSLTGNALITLAICTSPVLHTPMYFFLANLSLLEIGYTCSVIPKMLQSLVSEVRGISREGCATQMFFFTLFGITECFLLAAMALDRCMAICSPLHYATQMSRGVCAHLAIVSWGTGCIVGLGQTNFIFSLNFCGPCEIDHFFCDLPPVLALVCGDTSQNEAAIFVVAILCISSPFLLIIYSYVRILVVVLVMPSPEGRHKALSTCSSHLLVVTLFYGSGSINYLRPKSSHSPEIDKLLALFYTAVTSMLNPIIYSLRNKEVKGALRRTLGLKKVLTISN